The following coding sequences lie in one Polluticoccus soli genomic window:
- a CDS encoding RNA polymerase sigma factor, which yields MSVALAYSVPGQTSELQELIQACIRNERSAQEKLYHLFYSRMMGVVRRYIDHQEQAEEVLNNGFLRAFQKIEQYTFQGSFEGWLRKIVFHAVSDYVKQNVRYNEKIVLVEKDQFIHKDHADRMYYNQLLELVQSLPDATKAVFNMYVMEGFSHKEIGKMLNISEGTSKWHLSEGRRMLKDKIEKLQLHYKK from the coding sequence TTGTCCGTCGCCTTGGCATATAGTGTACCCGGTCAGACTAGTGAGTTACAAGAGCTCATCCAGGCATGTATCCGCAACGAGCGGAGTGCACAGGAAAAGTTGTACCACTTGTTCTATTCGCGCATGATGGGCGTGGTGAGGCGGTATATTGATCATCAGGAGCAGGCAGAAGAGGTACTGAATAATGGTTTTCTCCGCGCCTTCCAGAAAATTGAACAGTATACTTTTCAAGGTTCTTTTGAAGGTTGGTTAAGAAAGATAGTTTTCCACGCTGTTTCAGACTATGTGAAACAAAATGTACGTTATAATGAAAAGATCGTGCTGGTGGAAAAAGATCAGTTCATACATAAAGACCACGCAGACAGGATGTATTACAACCAGCTGCTGGAGCTGGTACAATCCTTGCCGGATGCTACTAAGGCGGTCTTCAATATGTATGTTATGGAAGGGTTCTCGCATAAAGAAATTGGCAAAATGCTGAACATTAGCGAGGGCACTTCAAAATGGCACCTGTCCGAAGGGCGCAGGATGCTGAAGGATAAGATAGAGAAATTGCAATTGCATTATAAAAAATAA
- a CDS encoding gliding motility-associated C-terminal domain-containing protein yields MRKLLSLVALLGLISTKVLAVYYPITQYASGSQTVNGNLITVTPVGPGNWPSSATSYCGVGPYYAGAYGAAQGWTYHFNTPVTHVRVTMVELHTADAILFSINGTPRPVAATDLTHYPGPCGMNNTFTVTGSGEVTSTSPGGLGAGAIVTLENTPNLINDFTVYNNSSNPNGVVYQIEFQIDSCSQTLKVTSNNPCANRELKLSATNFPGATFNWHGPQLWTATGPNVSRNPILLNQGGWYAVDVTWGSCTFKDSTEVIVATKPTPIPPNVSVKVGNNPTCKNMPLEVEAASTGAGGIQYYWYGGSLPGLLNSQSLVFPNIQPTDAGTYRVYAISQAGCVSDTTIYPINMLPDVTATMGVTYTYGCTQDTVKITNNSTGNNKTYIYFNPVNGGIPTTNLVDTLGNPLTIIYKPHVLTDTIPDTVDVKIVVGNGVCNDSMTQRIIFNHPVRAAFDVSGDTVCQHTLIDFFNKSSAATGPTHTYLWQFKTKFGDTAQTFDAQFTYHEQGVYLATLTVTDYLGCKDSAQRWMFIDSTGPISFTVSDSTVCAGDKINFSGVYERFGSVTQLWEFGDGNKVADTPITQHGFDIPGTYPVKFTTFNRVCPDATTTRDMVVHAYPLLDLGPDTSICPNGAPVLIRDLFNAANPLARYRWNTDVKRDTTSDLLVRHPGVYAASVEVDGCVTTDSIMVFKNCYVNIPNAFTPNGDGLDDYFLPRQILSKGVKNFSMTIFNRWGQKVFETSTIDGRGWDGMFNNEPQPLGVYIYQIAVTFKNNVSENYTGNVTLLR; encoded by the coding sequence ATGCGTAAATTACTGTCCCTCGTCGCGCTCTTAGGTTTAATATCTACCAAGGTGCTCGCGGTGTATTACCCTATAACGCAGTATGCATCAGGTAGCCAGACTGTGAACGGAAATTTGATCACAGTTACTCCTGTAGGTCCCGGTAACTGGCCGTCATCTGCCACAAGTTATTGCGGTGTAGGTCCGTATTATGCTGGTGCCTATGGTGCTGCGCAGGGATGGACGTACCATTTTAATACCCCGGTAACGCATGTCCGTGTAACTATGGTTGAGCTGCACACAGCCGATGCTATCCTTTTTTCGATTAACGGTACACCAAGGCCCGTTGCAGCAACAGACCTGACACACTATCCCGGTCCATGTGGTATGAATAACACATTTACCGTGACTGGTAGTGGTGAAGTGACATCCACAAGCCCGGGTGGCCTTGGAGCAGGTGCTATTGTTACACTCGAAAATACTCCTAACCTCATCAATGATTTTACTGTATACAACAACAGTTCAAATCCTAACGGCGTGGTTTACCAGATCGAGTTCCAGATCGACAGCTGTTCGCAGACATTGAAGGTTACCAGCAACAATCCTTGCGCCAACAGGGAACTAAAGCTGAGTGCTACTAATTTCCCCGGCGCTACGTTCAACTGGCATGGCCCACAATTGTGGACAGCAACTGGCCCTAACGTAAGCCGTAACCCAATATTGCTGAACCAGGGTGGCTGGTATGCAGTAGATGTGACATGGGGTAGCTGTACTTTTAAAGATTCTACTGAAGTTATCGTAGCTACAAAGCCAACCCCGATCCCGCCAAACGTAAGCGTGAAAGTTGGTAACAATCCAACTTGTAAAAATATGCCGCTGGAAGTAGAAGCAGCATCAACAGGTGCAGGTGGTATTCAATACTACTGGTATGGCGGTAGTCTTCCGGGATTGTTAAACAGCCAATCGCTTGTATTCCCGAACATTCAGCCTACTGATGCGGGTACATATCGCGTATATGCAATATCGCAGGCAGGTTGTGTTTCGGATACAACTATTTACCCGATCAACATGCTTCCTGATGTTACGGCCACAATGGGCGTAACCTACACCTATGGTTGTACGCAGGATACAGTTAAGATCACAAATAATTCTACCGGTAACAACAAGACCTACATATACTTTAACCCGGTTAATGGCGGTATTCCAACAACAAACCTTGTAGATACTTTAGGCAATCCACTTACGATCATCTACAAGCCACACGTATTGACCGATACCATTCCGGATACGGTGGACGTGAAGATAGTGGTTGGTAATGGTGTTTGTAATGACTCTATGACACAACGAATCATCTTCAACCACCCGGTAAGGGCGGCGTTTGATGTATCGGGCGACACAGTTTGTCAACATACGCTGATTGACTTTTTCAACAAGTCTTCGGCTGCAACTGGTCCTACACACACCTACTTGTGGCAGTTTAAAACTAAGTTCGGAGATACCGCGCAAACTTTCGACGCGCAATTTACCTACCATGAGCAAGGGGTATACCTGGCGACGTTGACTGTAACCGATTATCTGGGTTGTAAAGACTCAGCGCAGCGGTGGATGTTTATCGATTCCACGGGGCCAATATCTTTCACTGTCAGTGATAGTACGGTATGCGCGGGTGATAAGATCAACTTCTCAGGTGTCTATGAGCGCTTCGGTTCGGTGACCCAGCTGTGGGAATTTGGTGACGGAAACAAAGTTGCCGATACACCGATCACACAACATGGTTTTGATATTCCTGGTACCTACCCGGTTAAGTTTACGACGTTCAACCGCGTATGTCCGGATGCTACCACTACCCGCGATATGGTGGTGCATGCCTATCCATTGCTCGACCTCGGTCCGGATACAAGCATCTGTCCTAATGGTGCGCCGGTATTGATCCGGGATCTTTTCAATGCAGCTAATCCGTTGGCAAGATATAGGTGGAACACCGATGTGAAACGTGATACAACTTCAGACCTGCTGGTTCGTCATCCAGGTGTGTATGCTGCTTCGGTTGAAGTGGACGGTTGCGTTACTACTGACAGTATTATGGTATTTAAGAATTGCTATGTGAACATTCCGAATGCATTTACGCCAAATGGCGACGGTCTGGATGATTATTTCCTGCCACGCCAGATACTGTCGAAAGGTGTGAAGAATTTCTCTATGACCATCTTCAACCGCTGGGGGCAGAAAGTGTTTGAAACATCTACCATCGATGGCCGTGGCTGGGATGGCATGTTCAACAATGAACCTCAGCCGCTGGGTGTTTATATCTACCAGATCGCTGTTACTTTCAAAAACAACGTATCTGAGAACTATACCGGCAACGTGACTTTGTTACGATAA
- the pth gene encoding aminoacyl-tRNA hydrolase: MKFLIAGLGNIGPEYDSTRHNIGFDVADAFVIKHGGNFNLSRHAFMAECKWKGKVFFVIKPTTYMNLSGKALKYWIDKEKIPLENVLVLVDEIALPVGKLRMRSGGSSGGHNGLKNIELLLQTEQYPRLRFGVGNDFPKGRQAEFVLGRWKSDEMPAVKDGVLKSIEAIECFASQGLSKAMTLYNK; encoded by the coding sequence ATGAAATTTTTAATTGCCGGGCTTGGAAACATCGGTCCGGAGTATGACAGTACCCGCCACAACATCGGATTTGACGTCGCCGACGCCTTTGTTATTAAACACGGAGGCAATTTCAACTTAAGTAGACATGCGTTTATGGCAGAATGTAAGTGGAAAGGCAAAGTTTTTTTTGTTATTAAACCTACCACTTATATGAACCTGAGCGGCAAGGCTTTAAAGTACTGGATAGATAAAGAAAAAATACCATTAGAAAACGTCCTGGTGCTGGTGGATGAGATCGCTTTACCAGTAGGTAAACTTCGCATGCGGTCAGGCGGCAGCAGCGGCGGCCATAACGGACTGAAAAACATAGAATTACTGCTACAAACAGAACAATACCCAAGGTTGCGTTTTGGCGTCGGCAACGATTTCCCGAAAGGCAGGCAGGCGGAGTTTGTTCTGGGCCGCTGGAAAAGTGACGAGATGCCCGCCGTAAAAGATGGCGTGCTAAAAAGTATAGAGGCCATAGAATGTTTCGCCTCACAAGGCTTGAGCAAAGCAATGACTTTATACAATAAATAG
- a CDS encoding gliding motility-associated C-terminal domain-containing protein, with protein MTFKFLPLLALSAILSAQAIAQCIDPFALNVSPGVICTGRSLTLSATNYPGATYTWTGPAGSGIVPGGPSSQTLTGVTVGGHSGIYSVTMTLGACTYTANVNVFVQITPTINSVNHKSPICVGEDEVFVANSASGIGATYDWAGPGGWAFTSTTTNVATRAGMTPADAGNYSVTVTSTAGCTSDPFIVPINVHPQVNSDFATTVMLGCDEDSVKFTNNSTGHNASEWTFGDGGTGIDSDPLHIYKSQGSYTVRLIVTNGVCRDTSLQIVNFNHSVKANFVVSDDSICQNTPITFTNTTAYVPAILPGYKWNFRDGGTDAVVDPTYVYARAGEYRAKLIATDYIGCMDSTEHLIVVDSTGAISFESSIDELCAGQTLNFSGTFMQIGNTGTTWTMGDGNVVHNVPGFNYGYDRAGIYNVVFEAMYRVCPKVQFNKTIIVKPFPIIDLGPDTSICVNGKPVILTDRINNGNPLAKWKWNSRGDNTGASIVARHPGAYSATVEIDGCAATDTVVVANNCYINVPNAFTPNSDGHDDYFLPRQLLSSGVTDFKMLIFNRWGQKVFESTTADGRGWDGSFNNTPQPLGVYVYLIDVNFVNGAQEHYEGNVTLLR; from the coding sequence ATGACCTTTAAGTTTTTACCCTTACTCGCACTGTCTGCGATATTGTCTGCGCAGGCTATCGCGCAGTGCATAGATCCTTTTGCTTTGAATGTTTCACCGGGTGTTATCTGCACCGGCAGATCGCTCACTCTCAGCGCAACCAACTATCCGGGAGCTACATATACATGGACCGGTCCTGCAGGTAGCGGTATCGTACCCGGCGGTCCGTCGTCTCAAACACTTACCGGCGTCACTGTGGGGGGGCACAGCGGTATATATTCGGTTACGATGACGCTTGGCGCGTGTACCTACACGGCTAATGTCAACGTTTTCGTTCAGATCACACCCACCATAAATAGTGTAAATCATAAGTCGCCAATTTGTGTGGGAGAGGATGAGGTCTTTGTTGCCAACTCGGCCAGCGGCATCGGTGCTACGTACGATTGGGCTGGTCCCGGAGGTTGGGCTTTTACGAGTACTACAACCAACGTCGCTACTCGCGCCGGTATGACACCTGCAGATGCGGGTAATTATAGTGTAACCGTTACCAGCACAGCGGGATGTACGTCAGATCCGTTCATCGTTCCGATAAATGTTCACCCGCAGGTAAATTCTGATTTTGCTACAACCGTGATGTTAGGTTGCGATGAAGATTCCGTCAAATTTACCAATAACTCTACCGGTCACAATGCAAGCGAGTGGACATTTGGTGATGGTGGTACTGGAATAGATTCAGATCCATTGCACATTTATAAAAGCCAGGGCTCCTATACTGTGAGACTGATCGTAACGAATGGAGTTTGCCGTGATACCAGTTTGCAGATCGTCAATTTCAATCACAGTGTTAAAGCCAACTTTGTTGTGAGCGACGATAGTATTTGCCAGAACACACCGATCACATTCACCAATACCACAGCTTATGTGCCTGCGATTCTTCCCGGTTATAAATGGAACTTCAGGGATGGTGGAACAGATGCGGTCGTGGATCCTACCTATGTATATGCGAGGGCGGGAGAGTACAGGGCTAAGTTGATAGCAACAGACTATATTGGCTGTATGGATTCTACCGAGCACCTGATAGTCGTAGACTCAACCGGTGCTATAAGTTTTGAATCGTCTATCGACGAGCTTTGCGCTGGTCAAACGCTCAACTTCTCCGGAACATTTATGCAGATAGGCAATACAGGTACCACGTGGACAATGGGTGATGGCAACGTTGTGCATAACGTGCCAGGTTTTAACTACGGTTATGACCGGGCTGGCATCTATAATGTTGTTTTCGAGGCAATGTATCGTGTGTGCCCCAAAGTGCAATTCAACAAGACGATCATAGTAAAACCCTTTCCGATCATTGACCTCGGTCCCGATACAAGCATCTGTGTAAATGGCAAGCCGGTGATCCTTACAGATCGTATCAACAATGGTAACCCCCTGGCAAAATGGAAATGGAACAGCCGGGGAGACAATACCGGTGCGTCAATTGTAGCCCGTCACCCGGGCGCATATTCAGCAACGGTTGAGATCGATGGTTGCGCTGCTACAGATACTGTAGTAGTGGCCAACAATTGTTATATCAACGTACCTAACGCATTTACACCGAACAGCGATGGTCATGACGATTATTTCCTGCCGCGTCAACTGTTGTCTTCTGGTGTAACGGATTTCAAAATGCTGATATTCAACCGCTGGGGACAAAAGGTGTTTGAATCAACTACTGCCGACGGCCGTGGCTGGGATGGCAGCTTTAATAATACCCCGCAACCACTGGGCGTGTATGTGTACCTGATAGATGTGAATTTTGTGAACGGCGCCCAGGAACACTACGAAGGGAATGTGACACTATTACGATAA
- a CDS encoding MATE family efflux transporter — protein sequence MTERAQKSRALHIVGLLKTAVTGQEKEFTTGSIDKAIFMLSVPMILEMLMESLFAVVDVFFVGKLGVEAVATVGLTESMLTIIYSIGIGLSMGATALVARRTGEKNMNAASHAAMQAIYVVLVIALLISILGIFFAKDLLLLMGAAPEMVAKNYRYTQILLGSNFVIMLLFMINGIFRGAGDASIAMRSLWLANILNIILCPTLINGFGPIPALGLTGAALATTIGRGTGVLYQVYHLYIGKGIIKVKPQHLKLDPPIMGNLLKIASGGTAQFLIASASWIFLIRILSHFGSNALAGYTIAIRVIVFAILPAWGMANAAATLVGQNLGAQQPERAERSVWRTAYFNMLFLAGVTVLFFFLAEPIVRIFNNNEEVVSNGTLCLRIVCLGYIFYAYGMVISQSFNGAGDTRTPTILNVFGFWMFQIPLAYVLAIVMKLGPVGVFSAISIAESAIAIAAILIFRQGKWKSVKL from the coding sequence ATGACTGAACGTGCACAAAAATCACGTGCGCTACATATTGTTGGCCTTTTGAAAACCGCCGTCACCGGGCAGGAGAAAGAATTTACCACCGGTAGCATCGATAAAGCCATCTTCATGCTCTCTGTACCTATGATACTGGAAATGCTGATGGAATCGCTGTTTGCCGTAGTAGACGTATTTTTTGTAGGCAAGCTGGGTGTAGAGGCAGTAGCTACCGTAGGACTGACAGAATCAATGCTCACCATTATTTATTCCATCGGCATCGGCCTGAGCATGGGTGCTACTGCATTGGTGGCCCGCCGCACTGGGGAAAAGAACATGAATGCAGCATCGCACGCAGCTATGCAGGCTATCTATGTAGTGCTGGTAATAGCATTGTTGATAAGCATACTCGGTATATTTTTTGCCAAAGACCTGCTGTTACTAATGGGTGCCGCGCCGGAAATGGTCGCTAAAAATTATCGCTATACCCAGATCTTGCTAGGTAGCAATTTCGTGATCATGCTGCTGTTTATGATCAACGGCATCTTCCGCGGCGCCGGAGACGCTTCGATCGCTATGCGTTCGCTATGGCTGGCCAATATCCTGAATATCATCCTCTGCCCTACCCTCATTAACGGGTTTGGACCAATACCTGCTCTTGGACTGACCGGCGCCGCCCTGGCCACAACCATCGGCCGTGGCACAGGTGTGCTTTACCAGGTGTATCATCTATATATCGGCAAAGGAATTATCAAAGTAAAACCGCAACACCTGAAGCTGGACCCGCCTATTATGGGTAACCTGCTAAAGATCGCTTCAGGCGGAACGGCACAGTTCCTCATTGCATCTGCCAGCTGGATATTCCTGATACGTATCCTGTCGCACTTCGGCAGCAATGCGCTGGCGGGCTATACGATCGCCATCCGGGTGATCGTGTTTGCCATATTACCCGCCTGGGGCATGGCCAACGCGGCCGCAACCCTGGTCGGGCAAAACCTCGGCGCGCAACAACCCGAGCGTGCCGAACGATCAGTATGGAGAACGGCCTATTTCAATATGCTTTTCCTGGCGGGTGTCACAGTGTTATTCTTTTTCCTGGCCGAACCGATAGTGCGCATCTTCAACAACAATGAAGAAGTGGTGAGTAATGGAACTCTTTGCCTTCGGATAGTGTGCCTTGGCTACATTTTTTATGCTTACGGCATGGTTATCTCCCAATCCTTCAACGGCGCCGGCGATACCAGGACCCCCACAATACTGAACGTGTTTGGCTTCTGGATGTTCCAGATACCACTGGCCTACGTACTTGCTATTGTGATGAAATTGGGGCCTGTCGGCGTATTCTCTGCCATCTCTATTGCTGAAAGTGCGATCGCCATAGCGGCGATCTTAATTTTCCGACAGGGCAAATGGAAATCCGTAAAGCTGTAA
- a CDS encoding FkbM family methyltransferase, with the protein MLGLIFKLIDKFLVPYVGKKEKYYAFRRLYELSIRGMNIGGGSDVHDSGEFAVLQLLKQKFESKEKVVVFDVGANVGNYAKGILDIFGSSKVDLHSFEPSPKTFVKLEETLEPYRGSNIHLHNFGLSNTACEIELFQDAELSGMTSVYKRRMDHFGKDFNIAEMASFSALDEFCVDNGIEAIDFLKLDVEGHELKVLEGASNMLPKVKYIQFEFGGCNIDSRTFFQDFYYLLNSQFDIYLILKDGIQKLDGYKETYELFITTNFLCINKSL; encoded by the coding sequence ATGTTAGGTTTAATATTCAAACTGATCGATAAATTCCTCGTTCCGTACGTTGGAAAAAAAGAAAAGTACTATGCCTTCAGGCGACTCTATGAGCTCAGCATACGGGGCATGAATATTGGCGGCGGCAGTGACGTGCACGACAGTGGTGAGTTTGCTGTATTACAACTGCTAAAGCAAAAGTTTGAGTCGAAAGAGAAGGTGGTTGTTTTCGACGTTGGTGCCAATGTCGGCAACTATGCAAAGGGCATCCTGGATATTTTCGGCAGCAGCAAGGTTGATTTGCATTCCTTCGAACCTTCGCCCAAGACCTTTGTTAAGCTGGAGGAAACACTTGAACCTTATCGTGGTAGCAATATACACCTGCACAATTTTGGTTTGAGTAACACTGCCTGCGAGATCGAGCTGTTCCAGGACGCAGAGCTGTCAGGCATGACCAGCGTATATAAGCGACGTATGGATCATTTTGGAAAGGATTTTAACATCGCTGAAATGGCCAGTTTTTCCGCCCTGGACGAATTTTGTGTTGATAACGGGATTGAGGCGATCGACTTTTTGAAACTGGACGTTGAAGGTCACGAGTTGAAAGTGCTGGAAGGTGCATCAAATATGCTACCCAAAGTGAAATATATCCAGTTTGAATTTGGCGGCTGCAATATAGACTCGCGCACTTTCTTCCAGGACTTCTACTACTTACTGAATAGCCAGTTCGACATCTACCTGATATTGAAGGATGGCATTCAGAAGCTGGATGGATATAAAGAAACTTACGAACTCTTTATCACCACCAATTTCCTTTGCATCAATAAAAGCTTATAA
- the pruA gene encoding L-glutamate gamma-semialdehyde dehydrogenase, giving the protein MHNAYFHYAEPKNEPVLNYAPGSAERKALQQALADLKAETRDIPMYINGKEVRSNSQKEIRPPHETGHLLGHFHEGTGEHVKQAIDAALAARQSWADMAWEHRASIFMKAAELLATKYRWRMNAATMLGQSKNAYQAEIDSACELIDFLRFNVHFLTQIYNQQPLSPQGFHNRMEYRPLEGFILAVTPFNFTAIGGNLPTAPAMCGNVVVWKPANTQIYSASVFMEILLEAGLPAGVINLVYPSGPTIGDICFKHPDFAGVHFTGSTGVFQTMWKTIGENIANYKSYPRIVGETGGKDFVMVHPSANVDSVVANIARGAFEYQGQKCSAASRAYLPSNLAEEIKEKLIAEVRTMKMGRVDDFTNFVNAVIDEKSFNNLAKYIDGVKNSAGKAKIICGGNYDKTNGWFIEPTIIEAMDPYYVTMCEELFGPVMTIHVYDADKWEDILHVVDNTSGYALTGAIFAQDRYALETMTKKLVNAAGNFYINDKPTGAVVGQQPFGGARASGTNDKAGSILNLYRWLNARTVKETYVPVTNYRYPFHQAD; this is encoded by the coding sequence ATGCATAACGCTTATTTTCACTACGCAGAGCCTAAAAATGAGCCTGTACTGAACTATGCTCCGGGTAGCGCCGAGCGCAAAGCACTTCAACAAGCCCTCGCCGATCTGAAAGCAGAGACACGCGATATACCTATGTATATTAATGGCAAAGAAGTGCGCAGCAACAGCCAAAAAGAAATTCGTCCACCACACGAGACTGGCCACCTGCTGGGACATTTCCACGAAGGTACCGGCGAACATGTGAAGCAAGCCATTGATGCAGCACTGGCAGCCCGCCAAAGCTGGGCTGATATGGCCTGGGAACACAGGGCGTCTATCTTTATGAAGGCTGCCGAACTGCTGGCTACAAAATACCGTTGGAGGATGAATGCTGCTACCATGCTGGGGCAGAGCAAGAACGCTTACCAGGCAGAGATTGATAGCGCTTGTGAACTGATAGACTTCCTGCGTTTTAATGTTCATTTCCTTACACAGATATATAACCAACAGCCTCTTTCACCACAAGGTTTCCACAACCGTATGGAATACCGCCCGCTGGAAGGCTTTATCCTGGCTGTAACACCATTCAACTTTACAGCCATTGGCGGCAACCTGCCTACTGCACCGGCTATGTGCGGTAACGTGGTAGTATGGAAACCTGCCAATACGCAGATATACAGCGCCAGCGTGTTCATGGAGATCCTGCTCGAAGCAGGTCTGCCTGCTGGTGTCATCAATCTGGTTTATCCTTCGGGCCCGACCATAGGTGATATCTGCTTCAAACATCCTGATTTCGCAGGTGTACACTTCACCGGTTCAACCGGCGTGTTCCAGACAATGTGGAAAACTATCGGCGAGAATATCGCGAACTATAAGTCTTATCCACGCATCGTAGGCGAAACAGGTGGTAAAGACTTTGTAATGGTGCATCCAAGCGCCAATGTAGATTCAGTGGTAGCTAACATTGCCCGCGGTGCGTTTGAATACCAGGGCCAGAAATGCTCGGCTGCCAGCCGCGCCTATCTGCCGTCGAACCTTGCTGAAGAAATAAAAGAGAAACTGATAGCTGAAGTACGCACCATGAAAATGGGCCGCGTTGACGACTTTACCAATTTTGTGAACGCTGTTATCGACGAGAAATCGTTCAATAACCTTGCGAAATATATAGACGGAGTAAAGAACAGCGCAGGCAAAGCAAAGATCATTTGCGGTGGTAACTATGATAAAACAAATGGATGGTTCATCGAGCCAACCATTATCGAGGCTATGGACCCGTATTATGTAACCATGTGCGAAGAACTGTTTGGCCCCGTAATGACCATTCATGTGTACGATGCTGATAAGTGGGAAGATATCCTTCATGTAGTTGATAATACATCCGGTTATGCATTGACAGGTGCCATCTTCGCACAAGACCGCTACGCACTGGAAACGATGACAAAGAAACTGGTAAATGCTGCCGGTAACTTCTATATCAACGATAAGCCAACCGGTGCAGTTGTAGGGCAACAGCCATTTGGCGGTGCGCGCGCTTCGGGTACCAACGACAAAGCAGGTTCTATTTTGAATCTGTACCGCTGGCTGAATGCCCGCACAGTAAAAGAAACCTACGTGCCGGTTACCAACTACAGGTATCCGTTCCACCAGGCAGATTAA
- a CDS encoding nucleoside-diphosphate kinase, producing MSNRTFTMIKPDAVGAGNIGNILQMINAAGFRIVAMKYTQITLAQAGKFYEVHAERPFYGELTEFMSSGPIVAAILEKENAVADFRKLIGATNPAQADEGTIRKLYAKSIGENAVHGSDSDENAKIEGDFFFNGLERF from the coding sequence ATGTCTAACCGCACCTTTACAATGATCAAGCCGGACGCAGTAGGAGCCGGTAATATTGGTAACATTCTGCAAATGATCAACGCTGCAGGTTTCCGCATCGTTGCTATGAAATATACACAGATCACCCTGGCCCAGGCTGGTAAATTCTACGAAGTACACGCTGAGCGTCCTTTCTACGGCGAACTGACTGAGTTCATGAGCAGCGGACCAATAGTTGCGGCCATTCTCGAAAAGGAGAATGCCGTTGCCGACTTTCGCAAACTCATCGGTGCTACTAATCCGGCACAGGCAGACGAGGGTACGATCCGCAAACTGTACGCAAAATCGATAGGCGAGAACGCAGTACACGGTTCTGACAGCGACGAGAACGCGAAGATCGAAGGCGACTTCTTCTTCAACGGTCTGGAACGTTTCTAA
- a CDS encoding DHH family phosphoesterase, translated as MRPIQDAFPLLQTPKKIFITTHHKPDGDAIGSMLGLYHYLVKKGHTVTGVSPSELPEFLMWMPGVENLLNFEAESKLAIKAMQESDVIFGVDFNDFSRTKHMTTQLAEATQPKILIDHHLLPSPVWDYGMSIPEKSSTCEMVYDFIKLANDTDLIDTTIAKCLYTGVLTDTGSFRFPVTTASVHEMVADLKRRGLDHSPIHENIYDSWSLRRMQFLGYVLLEKMEIFPKYNAGLIALSRKDMKLFDITTGDTEGLVNYPLSISHVRFATLITERNDEVKMSFRSKGDFDVSKFAREHFSGGGHFNASGGRSTLSFIDTVTRFKEILSDIHPR; from the coding sequence ATGCGACCGATCCAGGATGCTTTCCCGTTACTTCAGACACCCAAGAAGATCTTTATTACCACTCACCACAAACCTGATGGTGATGCGATCGGGAGCATGCTTGGTCTTTACCACTACCTTGTAAAAAAGGGCCATACAGTGACAGGGGTTTCGCCGAGCGAGCTACCCGAGTTCCTGATGTGGATGCCCGGCGTAGAAAACCTGCTGAACTTCGAAGCAGAATCGAAATTGGCCATAAAGGCTATGCAGGAAAGCGACGTGATCTTTGGCGTCGACTTCAATGACTTCAGCCGTACCAAACACATGACCACGCAGCTGGCGGAAGCGACACAGCCCAAGATACTGATAGACCACCACCTGCTGCCCAGCCCGGTGTGGGACTATGGTATGAGCATCCCTGAAAAAAGCAGCACCTGCGAAATGGTGTATGACTTTATCAAACTTGCCAACGATACCGACCTGATAGACACGACGATAGCAAAATGTCTTTATACCGGTGTACTCACGGACACCGGTTCGTTCCGTTTCCCGGTTACCACGGCCAGCGTGCACGAAATGGTAGCCGACCTGAAACGCCGGGGTCTGGATCACAGCCCCATCCACGAAAACATCTACGACTCGTGGTCGCTGCGCAGGATGCAGTTCCTTGGATATGTGCTGTTAGAAAAGATGGAGATCTTCCCCAAGTACAACGCAGGCCTGATAGCGCTGTCGCGCAAAGACATGAAGCTGTTTGACATTACTACGGGAGACACCGAAGGTCTTGTCAACTACCCGTTGAGCATCTCACACGTGCGCTTTGCCACGCTGATCACCGAGCGTAACGACGAAGTGAAAATGTCTTTCCGCAGCAAAGGCGATTTTGACGTCAGCAAATTCGCCCGCGAGCATTTTAGCGGCGGCGGTCACTTCAATGCCTCCGGCGGCCGCTCCACGTTAAGTTTTATAGATACTGTTACTCGTTTTAAAGAAATTTTGTCCGATATTCACCCCCGATAA